The genomic DNA AGCCTCCAGAAGCCCCGCGGTTTAACTATGTTAGGCAGCTCTGGAAAGCCCGGGGCTTCGAGCTCAAATCCTGCCATGAGTCCCACCTAGGTGAGCGCTGTCCCCTCTGAGGGACCTGCCGAAAGGGCCGGAGCGAGAGACGGGGCAGCTCCGCACCGGGCTTCtgccggcaccggcaccagcaGGGACGCGGGAGGGTCCTGCAAAGGCTGCGCAGCTGCGCTGCAGCGCCGACGCGGTGTTGGAGAACCTGAGCAAACGCAAGGTGGTTTCAGGTTTGCCCCAGCCGGGACCGGAGGAAGACGTGGTCTGAAACGGAGCCAAGCGCAGCCCCAACGGGAACGTCGTTCCCACCCCTCGGGGTCGGCAGGGAAGCTCGGCCCTGGGGAtgcggccagcagcagcccagccAAGCAGGACGCTGCACGAGCGCTGCCACCCGAAGCGGGGCGGGCCGGCGGCCCCTCGGCACACGTGCGCCCGCCGCACGCCGGGGCGCCGGGACGCCAGGGCAAGGGGCACGCCGCCGCAGTGGGAGGCCGAGCGGCCCCGTCCCGGCCTCGCTCCAGCGCGATGAGGGAAGGTGAACGGAGGCCGCGGGTGACCAGCCTGCAAAAGCGGCCAATGTGGGCGCTGCTCCCAGGGGCGCATTGCCAAGCCGCAATGACCGACATGAGGGGCTGCGCCGGGTAAGCGCCGCGGGAGGCTTCCCGGTGCCCTTAATCGGGCCAGGAGAACGCTCTGGAGGCTTCGGTTAAGCCTCGTTTGGGGCGGCCGACAGCAATAGCAGCAAGGGGGAGGAAGGCCAGCACGGCCCGGGGGCTCCACGGGGCCACGATGGTGGCGGGGGCCAGGCCGAGGGCTCCGTGGGGCTCCGTGGGGCTCCCCACGGGCTCACCACCCTCCCCGTCCCCCGCAGCGGGCTGGTGCACGTCAAGAACCCCCACCTGGAGGCCATGGACGAGGACGTCCTCTACCACCTCGACCTGGGCACCCGCACGCACGACCTTCCCGCCATGTTCGGCGACGTCAAGGTGAGGCgcaggcgctgcgcggcggcctCCGGGCCGTGGGCCGTCAGCCCCGATGtccccagcccccatgtccccGGCCCCCATGTCCCTCTGTGGGCAGCGTCCCCCAGCCCCGACGtccccagcccccatgtccctggctCCCATGTCCCCAGCCCCAATGTCCCGCTGTGGGCAGCATCCCCCGGCCCCGACGTCCCAGCACCGGCAGGCAGCCGTGCCCGGGCCGCGCTCGGCTCCCCTCCGCCTGCGGAGGCCGGGAACGTTTGTCCCTTTCTCCCGTGGCTCGAGTCTCCCGCAGCGCTCACTGGTCACACGTGGCGCTGCCGACGGGAAACAACGGGACCACGGGCGCCTCCGACGTGCGGCTCCGCTCCACTCTGCTGGGACGGACAGGCGGCCCACAGAGCCGCTCGCTCGCGGCAGCGCCGGCGCAGGCGGCATCCCGACCCGCAAGGCGCCGACGGCGGCCGCTCCGTGTCGCCGGGAGTTCGTGCGCGTGGGCGGCAGCCCCAGCGGGATGCAGCCCTTGGCCGAGCTCGTGCagcgggagctggggctgggcagcggcggggggcacCCGGCGGACCTCTGCGCCGGCACGGACCCTGCTACGCCACGTTCAGGGCCGGGCCGGTGCTCGCCGTCAGCGTGAGTACCGCGTGCAGTGCCGCGCGCGGGGGCTCATCCGTGGGGACCCCTCCTGCGCCCGCGACGAAGCCGCTGGACGTTTCGCCGTTTGCTGCTGAGGTTCCTCCATTCGCGTTGCGTTTCCCGCATCCCGCACGATCCGTTTTAAAAGCACCGGTGTTAGAGAGGAAACCACAGGCATATTGCGCAGCTCAGCAGTCTGGCGGTCCAGGCGGCAGAGACCACCTCCCACCACGCGTGGACTATGAAATACGCCTGAACGTATTACAGTAACACAAACTTTAAGGTAAAAACCTTGCTTTATTATTAATTATTCTTTAAGTGCAACAGTATGTTTGGCactgcacaagggaaaaacaaataCAGTCCTTGCTGGCGTGTCCATATTGCATCGTTTCTTTAGGCAGGCGATGGGCAGCGTCAGCCACACGACAAAGCTCACACTTGGTTCCTCTAACAAAACCAAATCAAGCCTAACCTGCAGAAAAGCCCGAGGGAATCAATCCGACAGTAtccacgggggaaaaaaaaaaaaaagagtttctgcTCTTCCCTAGCCTGGCAGCAGTTGTGCCATGACTAGCGGAAAAGCCTGCGCTGAGCCTTGCCCGGGTGCTGCTCCTGCGGCGACGCGGCCCGGGCTCGAGCCTCCGCCTTGGCCGCGGGCGGGAGCAGGCTGCGCGCGGCCCCGAGGTGCTTGGTGCAGGGTTCTCGCCAACATCACATTTTTGCGAGTTGCTTAGAAATACAGATGAACTCGAACACACCGGAGGCAGGAAACCAGCTTCCTGCTTTGGATATTTATGGTGAGAATAAACTTTTTAAGTGTTGGCAGACAACTCGGGCCAATGTTCCAGAATAATAACGTGAAATGTTTTCATATATAAAACGTGATACAAACCTCATAGAACAACAGTCTCACAGCCAAATAAAAATAGACAATgcaatatgaaaacagattgcATATGTTACATTAACACTGCATCCTGAGATATACCTTCCTTTAGGATTTTGAACACGATAAGGTCTGCAAATAGAAAGAACAGAGgcttttttcacagaaaaaaatcccatacTACAAACTTCATTTCACTTTTAACGGTAAGGCCAAGAAAAAGAAGGTTGAGCAACGGAGCAGAAACCTAGGGTGATCCCGTGCAGGAGCTACGTGCAGGCAGAGAAGAGGCAGCCTCAGTAACGCCAGGTTTGCAGGCATCTGgcggaggcggcgccgcggcggggacgACGGGCTGGGAGGCGGCAGGCGGAGCGCGGGGTcggaggaggaggggaaacgGGCTGGCACACACCGAGCGGGGAAGCTGGGGTCAGCGCGAAATGAAGGTCGATGGATGCCAGCAGCGGcggccctgctgcagcccctctgggcggaaatcccggcagcgccgccggctgCTCCCGCCCTGCTGTGGCATTCCCGGAGCGGTGCTGGGACAGGGCCGGCACCCGGCACCTCCCGCAGGGCAGCAGCGCCGGCTCCCTCCATCACTAGATGGGCTCCGCTCCACCCAGACGGGCTGTAAAGACCCTGAGATGCCTCCTAAAATCCCGCTCGGCTTCCACGGGAAGCGCTCGGCGTGGTCCTGGGCTCCTGGCTGCCGTCGCGTGCCACCTCTTCGGCATCTCGAGgaatgctttttttcattttctctcctctccGCAGCATGGGATGGGCATTCCTTCCATTTCCATCATGCTTCATGAGCTCATCAAGCTGCTGCACCACGCAAAATGCCGAGACGTTACCATCATACGCATTGGCACATCGGGAGGCTTGGGTAAGATATCCTTTTTGGCTCTTCCAGGCAAAAAGGCTATCGGTAAAAAGAATTCTCAGCAATAGGACATGTAATTATGAGCTTTTATATCTTGTCAGGTCCTCCAATATCAAATAACAACATGATATTTTATTTTGGGTTAAAACACCGCAAATTTCCAGTGGCTGGCTTAGTAGAACGCACATTTTCATAATGAACAACGTGCTTGAAATCAAAACATCTGAATATCACTTTTCAAGCAGAAACCACTTGACTAGGAGTCACTGGCGTGTTGTGAAACGCTCTCGGCGGCCCGGTGCACGCAGGATGCCAGCCGCCGGGACTGCAACGCGGCCGCCCCTCCGCGGCTGGAGGACGCGGGGTCTCGCTCCCAAGGAACCACTAACGGATAAATTTCAATTAGCCTCTGACACCTGTTTtactcactaaaaaaaaaaaaaatcacagtcacaCTTATGCCTATATGGATTTCCCCGTCGTGCTGAAGACAGGCCGTCAGTATCACGAGCGCTGGCTTAGCCTCAGCCTTTGGTTTCGCAGGGATCGAGCCCGGCTCCGTCGTGATAACAGACACGGCGGTGGATTCCTTCTTCCAGCTGCGCTTCGAGCAGGCGGTCCTGGACGCCGTGGTGGTGCGAAGCACCGAGCTCGACAAGGgcctggcagaggagctgctgcgctgcagcgaGGAGCTCCACGACTTCCCGACGCTCATCGGGCACACTATGTGCACCTACAATTTTTATGAAGGTAAAATGacctataatttcttttttttccccacaaacatAATGCTAAATCTTTATATTCTTATGCAAGCAAAATTATCGATGCTGTCAAAATATAAGGTCGGTAGGAGTTGATCCATCTTGCGTTTTAGAGTTTGTTTAGAGGCCAGAACAAGATGCACTTTCGTAATGTGCAATACCGACTCGAGCGCTTTCCCGGCGCCAGCGCTCCTCCATGAATTGGCCTCTCTTGCATCGGCCACGTGGTCAGATTTGGTACCATCACGTCTGCAAGGCAAACGCTGTTGTGGCTGCGGCAGCAGGTCAGGCGCTGCGATCCGCCCCGGCACGGTCGCTCCCTTGGGAAACGCAGGTCCCAGACAGGACTTCTGCCGCCTCCCGGTCTGCGGCACCGCGGGAGCCACCTGCAGCCGGAGCGGCTCCCACGGCGGGAGGCCGCCAGCCTCGGCCTGCAGAGAAAATACCCCTTGTCTGCAGCCATGCAGTGACGCCAACAGACGCGTTACACGAAGCCCCTTCCGATGACAGGATTATGCTTCCAAATTGCCAAACAGTAGAAAAATGTCCAGAAGTATGTGACGTTTATGTAAATAAATTTTGGCTAGTCAGCGCTACTCTGGAACTTTTTCCTTTACAAAATTAAATGCCGATTACAAAGCTGATAAAATGGAATAAATGAAGAATTAATAATTTGAGGACTATTTATAAACCTTTGGATCTGCTGGCAAATGTGGCCATCTGTGTATTGCTCCAGGCCGtgctttatttaaatgaaaaccatTTGAGAGGATTAACAGTAGGAATGACGGCAAAACGAAACATGCAGCCAGGTTAGTACGGCTGCAGGTAGAGATTTCCCTGAGCAAAGGACCTGACAGGCTGCGCGAGCAGCACAGCCGCACCGGGCACGGGTTCGCTCCGTGCACCCAGGCGCAACTGCAAAATGCCCAGAACAGGCCGTGGCATTAGCAGAAAAGTGGCTAAAAAAACgtgggcaggagggaggaggcgCTCTGCTCCGATGAGAGCAGGCGTCTCCACAGCCCtcgcgccccggcgccggccccagccccatcGCAGACACGTGGAGCGATGCAGCGGGACCTGCCAGCGGCCACCGTCCCACCGAGCGCGATGCCGGGGACACCGACACGAGGGCTGGTGTTGGAGCCAGCGTCGGTGTCGGCAGGGGACCGGGACCCCAGCCAGCTCTGGGCCACCCCGAGCCGGGAACGCCGCCTCGGACTGCGCCGGCCATTGCTGAGCCCTCACGAAAAACTAAACCAAAGCCAAGAGGGTTTTTCCTCTCCTCGCTTTTCTCCGTTCTGCGCAGTTCGCTCTGCCTCTTCCGCAGCAATCTGGCATTTTTCAGATTTCATCTGCCAGACCTTGAGCTGATGCACGTCACGGGCCTCAGAAGAGCTGTGACAGTTTGCACCCGCTGAGCACATACCCCGTACACTCAAACATCTGCGGGCTTAGTCTTCCTTTTTATAAATGTTAAGACCTACATAATTTTCTCCTCTGTACTGAGACATAGCACACTGGCTTTAAAATTTGAGGTTAATTGGAATATGAATTAAGTAACCTGATGAGCACTGTTCACATGAAAGATTAGTTTTGAAATAAAAGGTAGACATTATTGGACTTCCTAATTGGAACCCTTAAAAGGGGCAAGTAATGacacttctctttttcctttcaaggTCAGGGGAGATTAGATGGAGCACTGTGctctttttccagtgaaaaaagCTAGAGTACTTGAAAAGAGCTTATAAAGCCAGTGTGAGAAATACTGAAATGGAGTCTACTGTGTTTGCTGCCACGTGCGGGCTCTGCGGTTTGAAAGGTAAGGCTCCTcgtgcaggctgctgctttctccttgtCACACCCTCGCGCGCCGTGACTTTAGCTGGCACGAAGATTTGGTTTGTTAAGAGATTTATACAGCCTGAAGGCCAAAAATCCATTCTAAATTTATTTCACTGTAAAAGTACATTAAAACAAATTTTGTGGCTCAGGAAGAAGGAGCTCGTTGTAAAAAGTGTAACTACACGTTGGAAGAAACAAAATTCAACTCCCCCTCATCCTTTTCCCAGGCTTAAAACATTTCTTGGCTGTACCAATAtagctgtttttcccttttttactgGCCGCAAAGGTCGATTGTTTCCTGCTAACATAAAAGGAGCATATTTTCAGTGCAGTGTGATAAATGGATTTTCCAGGCAGTTTTTGCCAGTTCGGTTCCTTGGGAGCTTAAAGATGCTTCTCACAAGCGGAGCCCTCAGGGGAGGCGGCGGGAACGAGCCTGGTCCCTCTCTCCAGCGGCAAATGCTGCAGACACGGTATTTTAGCGCAGCAAATATCTGTGGTCGCAAACGGGCTGAGGCACAGCCTCAGTTTTGCCGCAGCTGCCGTCGTCTGCGCGACGCTCCTCGACCGCCTGGAGGGCGACCAGACCCGGGCGCCCCGCGCGGTGCTGCTGGAGTATCAGCAGCGGCCCCGGCGCCTGATCGCCGCCTTCATCGAGGAGCGCCTGGGGCCGCGTCCTCCCGTGGGCGACGCGCGGCTCCCACGCAGCCCGTAGCGATGCCGCGAgcgcggcggggctgccggggcgctgcgggcgcAGGTGGCACCGTGCGCACCAGCGGGGACCTCGGTGCCGCTCGTTCCCCTGCCTTGCTCGCCGCCTCCGCTGCAGCCAGCGCGGCAGGTACGAGGGGCCTCTCCTGAAACCAGCGCTCTTTGGGCAAGCAGACCCTTCTCCGGGGAGCTGAAAACGAAGGGTGCAAGCGCAAAGCGCAACCACAGGCGCCTCTACGGCCAGGCACCACCGCGTCACCCGTGATGATGGCAGCGAGATCCGGGGAGCCGGTTGTATAGGATCGAGGACCTAAGATCCGATGGGAATTACACCGACTTACTCGTACGTCCAAGGAATGTTTGAGCGGAAAAGTACACTGAAAATATGACTGTGTTAGGAAACTGTATGTTCCATACTCCCTCTTCAAACAGTCATAAATTATTGTCCCATTAGGGTCACTCACCCCCATAGTGATCCTTTGGAAAGGAGATTGTTTTGTGCCTGGCTTAATGCCAAAAGCTAAGGAAATGAGACACAAAATTAAGCCGCATTTGTGGACGTTATTGTCACTCACTGCTGTTGTGAAGGCTGTTCAGAATTTTATTCTGATAATATTTAAGAGCTGTCAAAACCTGATCAGTACCAAAGTATTTAAACAGAAGATGTCAACACATGGGAGCTCCACTTTACACAGAATAATATATATTACACAGAGGAAGGAGCGTCACCCGCGTCTCGTAGCCAGTGGATTTGGGTGCTGGGCACACTGTAGATCATATTGCTGAtccaaatttaatttaatttcagataTCTGACAGGGACTGCATCTTTCACATTCATTTGCTAATCAGCATATTACAATACATAAAATGATCTTTAAGTGCCTGATCTCTGGTACATCTCAGTTCGCTCCTGTGAAAAAGTGAACTCCCACTGTCTACAGGAGAAGGAGACCTGTTCCTAGTTTCCATTCCGGGAACCAAACAGGAACCAACATCCTTTCAGAATTGAAATAAAATCATTTCAATCACTTCTTACATATAATCTAACCTACAATTCAAACTCAATTCCGCAAAGTCTGAAATCTGTTTCGAGGACCTTCTGTACTGAGTAGCAACAGGTACCACCATTTCTTTGTGAAAGTAATTTATAACCACTCCAGTAAAAGAAACTCAATGCCGTAACATTTTGCCTCGTTTGACAGGTGACGTTTGCTCCACTGTAGCTAACAGTACCACAGTCTTGATCATTAACTTTGCGGAAGATAGTGAATTCTTTATTTTCTAGAACATTATGCAGTTAAGAgactcttatttttcttattttgcttttaacttAATGATTACATTGttaaatgatttttctgttacACATTTTAAGTTAACCCTCTTTAAGGGTTTCAGATTAGTCAGTTAATAGTTTACAGCGCTCAGAACCCGTGTCCTTGGTGAGCTCGTTTTCAAAACACTAACCACTACTGCAAAGGCCCCTCTATTTTTAGAGGGATCAGAACTGGCATTGCAGTCactcacattttttctttttctataaatgGTAGCAACTTTGGAGAATGCGAACATAAGCTTGTGGGCACACAAGTTTGCACAAACATGAGCTTGCAAAACTGATCttgccccctccctgctccagtcGGACACTTGACTTTGAAGTGTTAGTTAGTAGCTAAGCTACTTTTCTGACTACCAAAATTCATAGAAGTACAGTATATCCTAAAACTGAAAGACTTCATTTTCCTGAAGAAAGTGTTCTCaggctttaaaaaataatcaaactgTTAGCCAAACCCCATACGCTTCATACATCTGCATAAAGGCTAGCTAGAATCAGAAGTGTTATCCTTACCAAGTGCGAAATAACAGAGTAGGACCATCAGAGCAACGCAACAGGCGGTGGTTGAGAAGTATATTTCCAACAGAAAAGGTCTCAataaacattttctaaataaatattttttttatgcaAGTAATTTCATGCATCTTTCCacaaaaataactttaatttttttaattctttcttataAATAAAATGTAGAAAGCATTTGTGATGAAAACACATGTCCTTATaagcatttccattttattcttcTTGGTCTTAAACCTCCCTTGCTCTTAGCAGTCTGTTGCACTGCTCTTCCCTTGGTCTTTCTGGGACCCTTCTTGGCTTCTCCGTCTGCTTACGGCTTTGTGCCCTCGGACACCCAGGCCAGAGTCAAGCTCCTGCCCAGACACTCAGAGACACTCGCTCAGATCAGACCTGAGCTACAGAACCGTGTCGGCATCACCATCAGAGCGAGCTGTGAAAAATTCACGCGGCTCGACGCTGCTGGCAAACgctcggggcaggctgcagaGCACGTCGGCAGAAGAGGACGTTTTGTCCTGCCGTTTAAGAAGGTGGCAAGTGACGACTAGCAGTAAAACTCTTCTCCTGGCGGGTGCCACGTCTGCACTAATGGATccactggcagagcagagacaagGCCATCACCTGTCCTGATGCCCAAGTTCTCCTTTGGGTAATGAGGAGGCGCTGATCAGGTGTGTGATCCACTGACCCAGACAACCCATTACAGTATTACGTTAATGAAGTTCCTATCACTGTCTAGATATACAAACATGGGTGTTCAGATCCTTCTGCTATTTATTGCCCTTCGAAATTAGTGGTTAAACTGCTAATTGTATCTTGTTTACATATATTTTACACTCCTCTTATGTAAGGCTTGAAAACAAAATCAGttacaaaataaaatgacatcaATTTCCCTTTCACTTAATTGAATCATATTCAGTGGttttcagctgcaaaataaagatCCCAGAGCTGAAATGTTATTTCTAATTTTATAGTTTATTCTGAAAGACTAATTTGCAATATGAAATTGTTTGGGTGATTGGTTTGCAGTAAACATGATGCACCAAATTGGTTTCTAAATATGGACAAAGGTTAAGTTTCTTCTTATAATAATCAAGGAATAATAGAAGCATTCATGATAATGAggattttataattaaaaaaaaatcaaattttcaagCAACCTGGAATGAAAGTTATGTGGGATGCATTTATATACCGTAACATAATCTAAAATAACTATTCTGCAAAGTTATTTTGGATTTATGTTGCCAATTACAAAACAAACAGAGCTCCTACTCAAAATGCTATTTATCAGATTAGCCTGTAATTTCTGTGGGAATCTTTCATGCACAGATGTCCCACCTTCCCATGGAAAAGGACATTGCAAGTTCTGCAGCGTTATACTACAACAGCCTGCGCCCATGAAACCTCTACAGAACCAAGGCAGGGCCAAGCCAGCAAACAGGGCGATAGGATTTCTTGGGTAAACGCCTTTCGGTCATGTAGTTTCAAGGAGTAAGGAGCGGAGCCTCAGGAACTAGTGGCCCTTGGCCCTCCTAAAACACCCAAACCACTCAGTCCAGAGCAGAGCTGTGGAAAACACTGCTGGGGAAAACGTCGGAATAAATTGTGTATAAACCTTCAAAGTGGCTCCCTTCATACCCAGTCTTCCTGCAGGTTTTTTGAAGGGGTTCAATTTGACTTGAAACAACTAAATTACAGTTCCAGTATATTGCGTTCCTAAAGAATACGATGTTATGAAGCTGTGCTCAGGATTGTGGGGGAGTGTAAAATGGTGCACTGAGCGTCACACAGGAAatgcaaactgtttttttaaaatgagtgCAGACACAGTAGTTCCATGAAACAGCCTATGGGAAGTTTATCAAAAGTTTCACAAAATAGCCAAGACCATACCCCAGTGTTCTCTCAATTCTTGATATGTGACGGCAGCTACGGTTTAAAAGCTGTAGATTCCATATCTTTTCTTGGAAGCTTCAATGGAGGAATTTTTGGTAAAATCTCTTTTGCGTAAAGTGTTTTATGAAGTCCCGCTTCTCGAAGAGCTAGCTCAACACGAAGCCTAGGGTCTGAAATGATCTGTTAAAACAAACCACAACAACAATGAGCAGAAGCAAAACAATAATTTCCTCAAACACACAGTATATCTTACAGGTAATTTGTGAATGTATACTTTAAAAGAGTATAAAATAAAGCCTTCAAAAGTAGAGAAAATCTGCAAAGAGCTGACTCAAACTAGCTAATGAGCGCAGGAAAGGCCGGGCTGGCCCAGCCCCAAGGGACCTGCGCAGACCTTTGCGGCCCGCTCCTGTTGTGCTCCTCCAGCACCTACAACCACAGGGTCACACAGCTCACCCCACCTACTACAc from Apteryx mantelli isolate bAptMan1 chromosome 6, bAptMan1.hap1, whole genome shotgun sequence includes the following:
- the UPP2 gene encoding LOW QUALITY PROTEIN: uridine phosphorylase 2 (The sequence of the model RefSeq protein was modified relative to this genomic sequence to represent the inferred CDS: inserted 1 base in 1 codon; deleted 2 bases in 1 codon); the encoded protein is MTDMRGCAGGLVHVKNPHLEAMDEDVLYHLDLGTRTHDLPAMFGDVKFVRVGGSPSGMQPLAELVQRELGLGSGGGHPADLCAGTDPYATFRAGPVLAVSHGMGIPSISIMLHELIKLLHHAKCRDVTIIRIGTSGGLGIEPGSVVITDTAVDSFFQLRFEQAVLDAVVVRSTELDKGLAEELLRCSEELHDFPTLIGHTMCTYNFYEGQGRLDGALCSFSSXKKLEYLKRAYKASVRNTEMESTVFAATCGLCGLKAAVVCATLLDRLEGDQTRAPRAVLLEYQQRPRRLIAAFIEERLGPRPPVGDARLPRSP